A genomic region of Micromonospora sp. NBC_01796 contains the following coding sequences:
- a CDS encoding pentapeptide repeat-containing protein produces the protein MRQSRQIHRPTFSGSAGFPGVTFNDDAGFAGATFNGNAWFHEATFNGCAQLSATTFSSANATWFVGAGVGPGDRSRDAWPKDVRVDEASRKLAQESPHVSSPPT, from the coding sequence GTGAGACAGAGCCGTCAGATCCACAGACCCACGTTCAGCGGCAGCGCCGGGTTCCCTGGGGTGACGTTCAACGACGATGCCGGGTTCGCCGGAGCGACGTTCAACGGCAACGCCTGGTTCCATGAGGCGACGTTCAACGGCTGCGCCCAACTCAGCGCGACGACGTTCAGCAGCGCCAACGCCACATGGTTCGTCGGAGCGGGTGTGGGGCCGGGTGACCGGTCGCGAGATGCCTGGCCCAAGGATGTACGAGTTGACGAGGCGAGCAGAAAGCTCGCCCAAGAGTCCCCGCACGTCTCCTCGCCACCCACGTGA
- a CDS encoding transposase: MGKKRPRPRRSFTPEFKAEIVELCQRGDRTLRQVSQDFDLTETAVREWVKQAELDTGVRADGLTTDERAELAQLRKENRRLREDVDVLKRATAFFAKETR; the protein is encoded by the coding sequence ATGGGAAAGAAGCGGCCGCGGCCTCGGCGTTCGTTCACGCCGGAGTTCAAGGCCGAGATCGTCGAGTTGTGTCAGCGTGGTGACCGCACGCTCCGGCAGGTCAGCCAGGACTTCGACCTGACCGAGACGGCAGTGCGTGAGTGGGTCAAGCAGGCCGAACTCGACACCGGCGTCCGCGCCGATGGGCTGACCACCGACGAACGGGCCGAACTCGCACAGCTGCGCAAAGAGAACCGCAGGCTGCGCGAAGACGTCGATGTGCTCAAACGGGCAACGGCTTTCTTCGCGAAGGAGACCCGGTGA
- a CDS encoding site-specific integrase codes for MVWTPQQTGAFLDHAAKHDQDLYPLFHLIAYRGLRRGEAVGLRDLDTALDRAEITIANQITAIGRRLRRKRPKSESSNRSIGLDTVTVAVLRAYRSRRPRDRNEGLFFTRPDGFAWHPAAVSRRFRRLVALTDLPRVRLHDLRHGAATLALAAGVDLKVIQAALGHSTLALTADTYTNVLPELSHAAAEAVAALVPRRLTMSASV; via the coding sequence ATGGTGTGGACGCCCCAGCAGACCGGTGCGTTTCTCGACCACGCCGCCAAGCACGACCAGGACCTCTACCCGCTGTTCCATCTCATCGCGTACCGGGGACTACGCCGCGGCGAGGCCGTGGGCTTACGCGACCTCGACACCGCACTTGATCGCGCCGAGATCACCATCGCCAACCAGATCACCGCCATCGGCCGCAGACTGCGCCGGAAGCGCCCGAAGAGCGAATCCAGCAATCGGAGTATCGGACTCGACACCGTGACCGTCGCCGTCCTACGCGCCTACCGCAGCCGGAGGCCCCGTGATCGCAATGAGGGACTCTTCTTCACCCGCCCCGATGGGTTCGCCTGGCACCCGGCCGCCGTCAGTCGCCGATTCCGCAGGCTCGTCGCGTTGACTGACTTACCACGTGTTCGCCTGCACGACCTCCGCCACGGCGCCGCCACCCTCGCCCTCGCCGCCGGGGTCGATCTCAAAGTCATCCAGGCGGCCCTCGGTCACTCCACGTTGGCGCTCACGGCCGATACGTACACCAACGTGCTGCCCGAACTCAGCCACGCCGCCGCCGAGGCCGTAGCCGCGCTTGTACCCCGCCGGCTGACGATGTCGGCATCCGTGTAG
- the grpE gene encoding nucleotide exchange factor GrpE: MPELSVAGSVSSDPGQTEILPDATENSAVVPPPQGESPAPDPSAATERADRLDAVVDAVVDAVHRELAAGNERAAARERVIDRQHEEIERLRAGERQALLRPMLVELRRLRDDLLRQAAGLPEDLPSPQVVSLLESFAYSAELILSRAGVEVVRPVPGSPFDPSRQRAAGVVPAIAPELDGTVAEVLSDGYLDLTSDRVLATASVRVQRWQEPTPPTDEDHDAVAQPHDELSSSPVRPVGAGT; this comes from the coding sequence GTGCCGGAACTCAGTGTCGCCGGGTCGGTCAGCTCCGATCCGGGGCAAACGGAAATCCTGCCGGATGCGACCGAAAATTCGGCGGTGGTTCCGCCACCTCAAGGGGAGTCGCCGGCTCCGGACCCGTCGGCCGCCACCGAGCGGGCCGACCGGCTGGACGCGGTGGTCGACGCGGTGGTCGACGCGGTGCACCGCGAGTTGGCCGCGGGCAACGAACGGGCCGCCGCCCGGGAGCGGGTCATCGATCGCCAGCACGAGGAGATCGAGCGGCTGCGCGCCGGAGAGCGTCAGGCACTGCTCCGACCGATGCTGGTCGAGCTGCGCCGCCTCCGCGACGACCTGCTGCGGCAGGCCGCCGGGCTACCGGAGGACCTGCCATCCCCCCAGGTGGTGAGCCTGCTGGAGTCGTTCGCGTACAGCGCGGAGCTGATTTTGAGCCGGGCCGGCGTGGAGGTGGTGCGTCCCGTACCGGGCAGCCCGTTCGACCCGTCGCGGCAGCGGGCGGCCGGTGTGGTGCCGGCGATAGCGCCCGAGTTGGACGGCACCGTAGCCGAGGTGTTGAGCGACGGGTACCTCGACCTGACCTCGGACCGGGTGCTCGCCACGGCCTCGGTACGCGTACAGCGGTGGCAGGAGCCGACGCCGCCAACCGACGAGGACCACGACGCGGTGGCGCAGCCGCACGACGAGCTATCGAGCAGCCCGGTGCGCCCCGTCGGCGCCGGCACCTGA
- a CDS encoding vWA domain-containing protein, whose translation MSEKGRRAGLWRVRSIVAGLAVGICMGALAGPVPTRADPASEQIYSQLGVQEVGGDYVVLVDVSGSLRTGNLYNALRAGLRGLFAALAPKDEVTVVTFAESAVQVWRGPAGDSPDAIVAKLPPVADGAYTDIGLALERAVQVLQRPDAPSIGTLIMLTDGVHDPKPGSRYPLESGYAWDQLTKSAAGLTKETFSAYAIPLAGNTSAALLTKVFGPNTSILPTTNVDQISARLAEPKQRVRVAKAQGLLAADLGRDITVSWPAEVSRLGVGVSTLDVTLQSQNEHLPTTVSDLGVTTTCVGRVRPRVDGRAVELPPGGAAPVQLVVEWDAGPTSWKPSNTVRQECGLTLTGRVGTPWASYLADELRVPLTAKIAGTDTTASFSTQRGSLGWWQAGFGLLVLLLTIGLLVRWHRLHPMLDGVLSVASVGGSGESGQTVGIAGDSIALRGRRVTISAATLGIPGAGTVRGLRSRATSRSTELEIAYSRDGSVDAREVGVCPPGGSATVSKTRFEWRSADR comes from the coding sequence ATGAGTGAAAAGGGCAGGCGAGCGGGCCTTTGGCGGGTGCGCAGCATCGTGGCGGGTCTGGCCGTCGGCATCTGCATGGGAGCGCTTGCCGGGCCGGTGCCGACACGCGCCGACCCGGCGAGCGAGCAGATCTACTCGCAACTCGGGGTCCAGGAGGTCGGCGGCGACTATGTGGTGCTGGTGGACGTCTCCGGGTCGCTACGGACCGGGAACCTGTACAACGCGCTGAGGGCCGGCCTGCGTGGCCTGTTCGCCGCCTTGGCACCGAAGGACGAGGTCACCGTGGTGACCTTCGCGGAGAGTGCGGTCCAGGTATGGCGGGGCCCCGCGGGCGACTCGCCGGACGCGATCGTGGCGAAGCTGCCGCCGGTCGCCGATGGTGCGTACACCGACATCGGGCTGGCACTGGAGCGGGCCGTGCAGGTGCTGCAACGGCCGGACGCCCCGTCCATCGGCACACTCATCATGCTCACCGACGGCGTGCACGACCCCAAGCCGGGCAGCCGATACCCGCTCGAGTCGGGCTACGCGTGGGACCAGCTCACCAAGTCCGCAGCCGGGTTGACGAAGGAAACCTTTAGCGCCTACGCGATCCCCCTGGCCGGCAACACCAGCGCCGCTCTGCTGACGAAGGTGTTCGGCCCGAACACCTCGATCCTGCCGACCACCAACGTCGACCAGATCAGTGCCCGGCTGGCAGAGCCGAAGCAGCGGGTACGGGTAGCCAAGGCCCAGGGCCTGCTGGCAGCAGACCTCGGTCGGGACATCACTGTGAGCTGGCCGGCGGAGGTGAGCCGGTTGGGTGTCGGCGTCAGTACCCTGGACGTCACCCTGCAGTCCCAAAACGAGCACCTGCCGACGACCGTCAGCGACCTGGGCGTCACCACAACCTGCGTGGGCCGGGTGCGGCCCCGGGTCGACGGGCGGGCGGTGGAGTTGCCACCGGGCGGCGCCGCGCCGGTGCAACTGGTTGTCGAATGGGACGCCGGTCCAACAAGCTGGAAACCATCCAACACAGTCCGTCAAGAGTGTGGATTGACCCTCACCGGGCGGGTCGGCACCCCGTGGGCGTCGTACCTCGCCGACGAGTTGCGGGTCCCGCTGACCGCGAAGATCGCCGGCACGGACACCACCGCGTCGTTCAGTACGCAGCGGGGCAGTCTCGGCTGGTGGCAGGCCGGATTCGGGCTACTGGTGCTGTTGCTGACGATCGGACTGCTGGTGCGCTGGCACCGTCTGCATCCGATGCTCGATGGTGTGCTGAGCGTCGCGTCAGTGGGTGGATCCGGTGAATCGGGGCAGACGGTCGGCATCGCGGGAGACTCGATTGCGCTGCGCGGCCGAAGGGTGACGATCAGTGCGGCGACCCTCGGGATACCGGGCGCGGGAACGGTGCGAGGCCTGCGATCCCGAGCCACCTCCCGCTCTACCGAGCTGGAAATCGCGTACAGCCGGGATGGTTCGGTGGACGCGCGGGAGGTCGGAGTCTGCCCGCCCGGCGGTTCCGCGACGGTCAGCAAGACGCGCTTCGAATGGCGGTCCGCCGATCGTTGA
- a CDS encoding IS3 family transposase: protein MNVFPFIAAEQAGKHNVKRACELLEVSRSAYYQQKTGTQSQRERVDARLTDKITVLHERSKGTYGAPRIHADLTEQGLRHGRKRVARLMRIAGLAGKSPRRWRTTTIPDPAAGLRPDLVGRDFRVDPGVIDTRWCGDITYINTWQGWLYLATVIDLASRRVVGWAVADNLKTDLVDAALADAVARRRPEPGLVFHSDRGTQYVSAQHTRLAHRHDIRLSVGRRGQCWDNAVAESFFATIKTELLHRQAWPTHQAARQAIFEYIEGWYNTRRRHSTLGYLSPAAFETTSSQPLPIDRAA, encoded by the coding sequence GTGAACGTCTTCCCGTTCATCGCCGCGGAGCAGGCCGGCAAGCACAACGTTAAACGTGCCTGCGAACTGCTCGAGGTCTCCCGATCCGCCTACTACCAGCAGAAAACCGGCACCCAGTCGCAGCGCGAGCGGGTCGATGCCCGGCTCACCGACAAGATCACCGTGCTGCACGAACGGTCCAAGGGCACCTACGGGGCGCCGCGGATCCACGCTGACCTCACCGAACAGGGGCTACGGCACGGCCGCAAACGCGTCGCCCGGCTGATGCGCATCGCCGGACTCGCCGGCAAGAGCCCACGCCGCTGGCGCACGACCACAATCCCGGATCCGGCCGCCGGGCTCCGACCTGACCTGGTCGGCCGCGATTTCCGTGTTGATCCTGGCGTAATCGATACCCGCTGGTGCGGCGACATCACCTACATCAACACGTGGCAGGGCTGGCTCTACCTGGCCACTGTCATCGATCTCGCATCACGCCGGGTCGTCGGCTGGGCCGTGGCCGACAACCTCAAGACCGACCTGGTCGACGCCGCCCTCGCCGACGCTGTCGCACGCCGCCGACCCGAGCCCGGGCTGGTGTTTCATTCCGACCGTGGCACGCAATACGTCAGCGCCCAGCACACCCGCCTGGCACACCGTCACGACATCCGCCTGTCCGTCGGCCGGCGCGGACAGTGCTGGGACAACGCAGTCGCCGAGTCGTTCTTCGCCACCATCAAAACCGAACTCCTGCACCGCCAGGCCTGGCCCACCCACCAAGCCGCCCGCCAGGCCATATTCGAATACATCGAGGGCTGGTACAACACCCGCCGCCGACACTCAACCCTCGGCTACCTCAGCCCTGCGGCCTTCGAGACCACCAGCTCACAACCGCTACCGATCGACCGAGCCGCCTAA
- a CDS encoding ISL3 family transposase yields the protein MVFSGLLPLVIDDVTDEGERILVRARTPQQPVACPGCAAVTGRVHGYHQRSLADVPVDARPVVVHVRIRRLVCPTRGCRRTFREQLPGVLNRYQRRTSRLISQVGAVVRQLAGRAGARMLSALAVVVSRHTALRALLRLPLPERPVPRVLGVDDFALRRRQRYATVLIDAVTRERIDVLPDRKANTLETWLREHPGVEVVCRDSSGAYAEAVRRALPEALQVTDRWHLWHNLAEAARKEVTAHSSCWAAAGLPPQEGKRAVTTRQRWQQVHDLLDKGVGLLECARRLNLGLNTVKRYARISEPERLVRAPQYRPTLVDPYRDHLRRRREQDPAVGATQLLAEIRELGYTGSLNLLYRYITQGRVEADRPALSPRRLTRYLLTAPDRLKEHQRTLIDALTAACPQMTALAGLIGSFAALLTPADGNGDRLTAWITEVMATDLPHLHTFTRGLGLDRDAVNAALTYPFHNGGTEGVNTKTKLIKRQMYGRAGFTLLRHRILLG from the coding sequence ATGGTCTTCTCGGGGCTGCTGCCGCTGGTGATCGACGACGTGACGGACGAGGGGGAACGGATCCTGGTGCGGGCTCGGACTCCGCAGCAACCGGTGGCCTGTCCGGGTTGCGCGGCCGTGACGGGCCGGGTGCACGGGTATCACCAGCGGAGCCTGGCGGATGTGCCGGTCGACGCCCGACCGGTGGTGGTCCACGTGCGCATACGTCGTCTGGTGTGCCCGACTCGGGGCTGCCGTCGTACGTTCCGGGAACAACTGCCTGGGGTCCTGAACCGCTACCAGCGCCGCACATCTCGGCTGATTTCCCAGGTCGGTGCGGTCGTGCGGCAGTTGGCCGGCCGCGCTGGCGCGCGGATGTTGTCGGCGTTGGCGGTGGTCGTGTCTCGGCACACCGCCCTGCGGGCGCTGCTGCGCCTGCCGTTGCCCGAGCGGCCTGTGCCCCGGGTGCTCGGGGTGGACGACTTCGCGTTGCGGCGACGTCAGCGATACGCCACCGTCCTGATCGACGCGGTCACGCGTGAGCGCATCGATGTGCTGCCCGACCGCAAGGCCAACACGTTGGAAACGTGGCTGCGTGAGCATCCCGGTGTCGAGGTGGTGTGTCGGGACTCCTCCGGCGCCTACGCCGAAGCGGTCCGCCGCGCCCTGCCCGAGGCGTTGCAGGTCACGGACCGCTGGCATCTGTGGCACAACCTCGCCGAGGCCGCCCGCAAAGAGGTCACCGCGCACAGCTCATGCTGGGCCGCAGCCGGGCTGCCGCCACAGGAGGGCAAGCGGGCTGTGACCACCCGGCAGCGGTGGCAGCAGGTCCACGACCTGCTCGACAAGGGCGTTGGCCTCCTGGAATGTGCCCGCCGGCTCAACCTCGGCCTCAACACCGTCAAACGGTACGCCCGGATCAGTGAACCCGAACGCCTGGTCCGCGCACCGCAGTACCGGCCCACCCTCGTCGACCCCTACCGCGACCACCTGCGTCGCCGGCGGGAACAAGACCCCGCCGTCGGCGCCACCCAACTCCTGGCGGAGATCAGGGAACTGGGCTACACCGGCAGCCTCAACCTGCTCTATCGCTATATCACCCAAGGCCGGGTCGAAGCCGACCGCCCGGCTCTATCTCCCAGGCGTCTGACCCGCTACCTCCTGACCGCGCCCGACCGGCTCAAGGAACATCAGCGGACGCTCATTGACGCTCTCACCGCGGCCTGTCCACAGATGACTGCGCTGGCCGGCCTCATCGGCTCGTTCGCCGCGCTACTCACGCCCGCCGACGGCAACGGTGACCGTCTCACCGCGTGGATCACCGAGGTCATGGCCACCGACCTGCCCCACCTACACACGTTCACCCGCGGCCTCGGCCTTGACCGCGACGCCGTCAACGCCGCCCTGACATACCCCTTCCACAACGGCGGCACCGAAGGCGTCAACACCAAAACCAAACTGATCAAGCGACAGATGTACGGACGCGCGGGCTTCACTCTCCTGCGCCATCGAATCCTGCTCGGCTAA